The genome window agaaaaacaggataGCCCACAACACTGTCccagcagcactgtgacagACTCCATCAAttcaacacattaaaatgtgttcacaggtcttggggaTCACTACAGCAAAAATGAAATAGTAATataaaggttttctttttttgtgtgtttttttttaaatctctggcTGCAGATGAAACTGCATGAAATCTAATAAATTGCTTTATGCAAAGagcaaatagaaaaacacaactgcaaatctcaaacacaaaaacacaaccataaTAAAGAGTCTTTTTGACAATTGACCAACCCCTATGAGTAGATTTCTTTTCGTGTTAACCTaacctcatttaaaaaatatataatcttcatttttcatatatatCTATACAGTATTTTCATAACTTTCCTTAATGCCAAATGACTACGGTGCTACTAGTAAGTACTATGCAGCTCAAAAGAATGCCCATCTTTATCATCATTATATGTGGCTTGTTATGAtgtaaagttaaaataaattgCCATTCAAGCTCACATTCTACATGCACACAATCTTATTCTCACTGTGTGTCCACAGGgtctttttttgctgtttgtagTACAAACCAGATGTTTGACAGCTCAACCTCTGGAGGTGACCTGTACCTGGAGCAGGGAGACATAGCCCAGTTTGAGCCTCCCTTCCTGGGCTCAGGGTGGACTGTCCGCTGCCTTGCTAATGGAGCCAGAGGCACTGCACCCAAACCTGCTCTTGAGCCAATCAACCCTTTTCATCAGTGAGTTACATTATCCATGGACTTACTTATACAAGTGATTGTGACTCATCTCACTATACTGTGACCATGCAGTATAAGACTGAATGAGTTTATATACTGTGGTCATGATCCCATTTTTCTACAGATGGTTTCTCAAATCTGGTGCAGAGAGTATTTTAGTTGGTGATGGTAAACCTGCCTGTGACTTCCCTCTGCAGTTTGGTAAGTGTAGTAGGGAATTCAGATTATcaacatgtaaaaatgacagaaaagtaTTTGAATTATGACTTTATATATCCTATATTGATGACTTATGGAAGGTTCTTAATTCAGTGCTTACAGATGGAAAGATCTGACCTCTGAATGTACCTCTATTACAGGACGTTGTGGGATTTGTAATTTACATAACATTTATATgacataacattttattctcctATTCTTTCACCTCCGTTTAGCCAGAGGAACCTGTGTGGCCACAATGGCATATGATGCTGAGGGCCCAGATGAGCTGAGTGTGGCACCAGCTGAACGCATCATCATTGAGGGTCTTCTGGTGTCTTGTTTTGATTGGTtcacaggaaggaaggaatccACAGGAGAAGTGGGTCTAGTCAAGACAAGTCTGGTGAAACCATCCACTGATACTTGCAAGTGAGTGTATCACCAATTGGTTAGCCATTTtaacaaatcaaacaatcaaCGAGTTATTTTACAGCTGAGTAGCCATATGAATATACTACATTTTGTTCTAATCTCTGTCATCCTTCCAGCTCAGCCGATATTTTTTTGGATGGAGAAAAATCgacatttttcagtttgcaAGAGGATAAagtcacaaagaaaacaattacCTTATTGAAGAAGACATCTCAAAATGACACTGGTCATAACTACAAACTGGGTGAGACATAAAGGATTCAGTTCATACAGAATTACACAGATTCCCCATCTCcattttttctgtgaatgtattGAGGTTATGGGTAATGTGTGATGTAATTTAATATATGCATTTGTCGGCTGCTTATCAAAATAAAGAtctaatttaatgttttttagaTCGAACCAAACAATCCTATGTATGTCTACTGAAATGTCATGTGCCGTGTTTACCAAAATTACAAGTCAAccaaactaaatgaaaaaatatgttgtCATTGCTCGTAAAAGCAACCAAAATAAGCATACACATTGAATTTTAACCTAGTAACATGTTTTACTATACTACTACCAAACTCCTGGAGAGGGATTTGACTGTCCTTTTCCAAAGTTTCCCTGGGTGAGAGCTGCAGGCGGGTGTGGGTATACTCACAGGGGAACGTATGGTGGAGGCCCCGGTCTTCATCTCCTATCCCCGGAAGAATTTCTAATGCATTCTGGAGGAGGTTGGGGACCCTGAATCTGGGTGGACCATGTTCCAAAAGCCTCCATTGTACAGGGAGCTGCAAGGACTGTGAATGTATTTTCAAGGACATACATCAAATAGTAGATAAGCTATTAAACTGGATCAGTAAAAACCTTGACCTATTCATGTTCTAGATGAAAAGTCGGGATCGCCTGAAATCATTAGGATTCATTGTATGGCATCATGGATTTCTGTGTGAAATTAGTTTAGGAGTTGTTGAAATGGTTAACTTAAAACCTTTGTAGTCATGGTTTAAAAAGACACTGTTTTCGGATGCCTATACAAGTTTCCTTTGCTAGACATGTTGATCCAACAGTCTACTCCATGTACTTCCTGTaaggttttgcttttttgttacAATGTCACACTACTTCTTCCTTTGTGCCTAGTCAAACATTAACAGAACTAGAGGCCACTAGAGGTCTTCTCAGGCAAACACATGGCTGacactgtcttttttcttgtgAGGGCAGTCTTAAAAAACAGTGTTCACACATGCATTAGAACATCATTTTTTATCAATATCAATCACTTTCTTgtactttctgtttttcaatttcagatGTGATCAGTTACCAagactttgaaaagaaaaaatcacgTACGTTTTGCCACCTAAATGTCAAGTTCTTCATTCATTCTCCTGTGTATGTGACATAATGTTTATCTTGCATTATTCTTTTGCAGTCAGCTCTTCAAGCAAAGTTGATACTAAGCGGTCTGACCTGAAGAGAGATATTCAGATGATTCTTGATCAAAGAAAAGACTCAGATTCCGTTTTCACCATGAACGGGACTCTAGACGACTCGGTCTTGGCTACAGAGGCAAAAAACCCAAGCCTTCCCTGTTTCACAGTTCACCCAGTCATAGAAGGAAACGACAACACTGAGAACTTCattccccttttctcttttttggaGGGCCAAGACTATAAAGCAGAGTTTGGCATCTTGTATGGACTGAGTTCTGAAATCCttgcctcctccaccttcactgGCCACTCTGAAGAGGATGAGCTGATTGCCTTCCTGGGTGTTGCTCGGGAAACAGCCAGGAAGAAACGACTCTTTTGGTCACAGACTCGTTTGTGCTTTCTGTTGGGTAAGCTCTGTGCTGGGAGGTCAAAATTCAGCCAGGCACGGGTTTACTTTGAGGAAGCCCTCAGTGTGCCACAAGAAGGCTTAATGGACGTCAGGCTGGTGGCCAGTATCTACTCCAATCTGGCTGCCATATATCTTTTGCAGAAAAATACTCAAAGTTTCTTTGTTCTGACAGAGCGACTTGTTGCCTTGCTATTAGGAATCCCAGACTGCCTGGAAAGCCTGGAGGATAATTTTGCTCTTAAATACATCCTCAAAAAAGCTATTCTTTCTCACAACAAAATGGCAGAGGCCCGGGCTTGTCACCTATTAGCGAAGCACCACTGGGCTCGTGCTGAGGGGGTTCAAGCTGTTCCTTATCTTGAGAGACTACTTGTTCTTTGTGCTGGAGCTCAAGGAACTTGGAGTATCTCTCCTAGTCATGGATACTTGACCCTAGGAAAGCTATACAGTGAACTCCGACTACCCCACCTTAGTGTCACTTCAGCCAGGAAAGCTTCTCTGCAGCCATCTACGCTGACTGACTGCCTTAGCAGCATTGTACTAGCTTTGAACAGCCTCAGCAGACTGTATGGGATCACAGAACAGGGAGCTGCTGCCTCACCTCAAATGGCTCCATATTTACACCAAGCCCTCAGTTTTACCCAAGTCCAAGGAGGAGCATGTGACCAACATCATGTTTTGCACTATCAGCTGACAGTTTCTCTCTGCCAAATCTTTTGCAAACACAGCATGGTTGGACAGGCTATCTGCCGTATGCATACTTTCATCAACAGCAACCCACTTTCACAGCAACTCACCATTTGTATCCCAGAAAGAAAGAGTGTCCTGATCTGGCTGGCATGGCTTCACATTGACAACAATGAGCCAGATGTTGCTTTGGATATCCTGGACTCTGTCCTAGCTTCCATGCCTGAACACTGCACGATCCCTCTGGAAGGTCTGTgggtttttctatttttatgcaTTCAAAAATTACAGTTTCAGACTACTATAAACAAAGGAAAGGTCATTATGTCGCTGGTGCCAGACTTGGAAGCTCTCACATTACCAGCGGTATTGTAATGGTTAATAGACAGACATTATCAGTCTTAATTCAACAATTCCTTTGCATGCAATTTTCGGTGATCTTATTCAATATTTATACTCACTGGAACTTCCAAATAACGttatctcatatttttttttctaattgtcaagttcacttttaaatgttttaaacaagtttTTAAAAGCCATAATATCTACCTTTGTTTTGCTGTAGCTCAAGTTAAGTTTATAGCACTATTAATTGTCAGAGAAGGTTTGCAAAGTTTCATTtgaaaactaaactaaatagCTTTTAGTAGTCCAGCCACTAATTGTAAAGCAGcctgtataaaaataaaagaaagagggaTTGAAGAATAGCAATCCTTGAGCTGTGTTTCTTCATTATGTAGAGAGCAAAGGTCATACAACATATGTACATTTTGGCCATGTATCTTCAATAATCTAAAATAGAACTAGTGCCAAAATCTGGCAGCAACAATGTTGTTATGATAGATCATGTCCCTTCTTTTTTATTGTATCATTGATATTTTTCAGGGACAGAAACTAAAAAGAAGAGTTAATGGGTTCAGAATTGATTTTGTTACAGTATTATAGGGTTATATATAGGAGAACCCAAGACACTCGTTTTTCTCAGTCATGCCAATTTTATATGcagttttcttagcttagctttcTTGGCGACCAACATTGTTTTATGGATATAAGGCTGAACAAAACTAAGTTACAGACATGTGATGCGGAGAAGAGGTTTTGAACCTGACACAGGGATGTATAACAGAAGATAGTTTCTTCTGTAAGGTGAGACAGTTGGAGATTCATATCAGAGCAACTAGTGCTTGGCAGTGTACTGGTTCATACCGAATACCGGTGtatattttcgttatgataTTAATTTTTTAATATACTGCCATACCGCTGTATTACACAACGTTCAGAACGCTGCGCCATGggacactgtttcagaccggacccTTTTCAATGTTGCGCTTCTAAACCAGCATGATGCGATGACCAGGCGTAATGggggtaaacagtagtgctctggtgttatgttACGGTGAAGATTGATAGgatagacattgcagttcatcacttcatccgcagacgTCAAGATAAGCTactggaaagctgctgagatcctGGAGTTGCTAGCTCTCCTCGGTCCCTGTAGCGGTCTGCTTGTTAGCTGCTAATgctcgctactttcaaattaaaagccccccgctaggAACCCTGTTCTAAATTCCTATGGCGTGCAAcataaagctcttattttgaagacaaattcgacaTGCTTCCTGTaagctgtctgttgcttgaggcagctaataGTGTGGGCGAGGCGCTCCGCCGCACGCATCCTTGGATAGTGGGAGTTTTCggcgtgtgtttgactgaggaggcgagaatatgggccacgggtctataattaagtaaatctatgaagtgttgccacatttcttccgatgcatatgttgtatgtcactgttcacGCGCAACTTTGTGCCTCacgtcatgtcacatgtttacgccgACCTCAGTGGCGCTTTTTGGGAAGAAGGAATGAGaaactggttgagagaggaaaatTACACCTCCCTTAtacctttaccttgcagcaaatgtgccaccttcttaatctaaaaggggctagtaattcctctctcaaccagtagaaaatgctgtgaacacctgattatgcatgggaaaaaaatactgtcatatACCATGAAACCGTaggaatttttaaaaataccgtGATATACATTTGTGGTCATACTGCCCAGCACTAAGAGCAACAGTGGGAAAACGGGGTTACAGTGGTGAGTTAATAGCCAAGAACAGTGATGTCATCTTCCATCATGGTGTTTCACTCTAGGATGTTAACACAGTTTAGGTAACCTACAAACTTTAGCTTGCTATGCTAATCTGAATCACATATGTATAAGAAGCTCAAGTCCCTCATTAATATAGCAAAACGTGCATGCAGATGCCTCCATTATCCAGACTGAAAGGAGGAAGAAATTAAATAGTGGTCTGCCCATTCACCACTACAATAAATGCGCAGGGTTCACATCTTTCACAGTGACATATTTATCTAGTCGT of Acanthopagrus latus isolate v.2019 chromosome 10, fAcaLat1.1, whole genome shotgun sequence contains these proteins:
- the LOC119027258 gene encoding SH3 domain and tetratricopeptide repeat-containing protein 1 isoform X7, producing MSAGSDQDDGSRGSRRKICEDGQQHPEAAEEFNSNAASLKRTLSTCEENIPTALPMLLDVVRGPECLPADEELQEMLRGKLRILQSDSIEVSSLFTELSTHLISINSEEKVIFVTFKTSEEIWKFTTYYTIGFLGQCLENLLFDHKYWLSFLEEDITIKVSVQEDKLNLIYKGILMQEGSFFAVCSTNQMFDSSTSGGDLYLEQGDIAQFEPPFLGSGWTVRCLANGARGTAPKPALEPINPFHQWFLKSGAESILVGDGKPACDFPLQFARGTCVATMAYDAEGPDELSVAPAERIIIEGLLVSCFDWFTGRKESTGEVGLVKTSLVKPSTDTCNSADIFLDGEKSTFFSLQEDKVTKKTITLLKKTSQNDTGHNYKLDVISYQDFEKKKSLSSSSKVDTKRSDLKRDIQMILDQRKDSDSVFTMNGTLDDSVLATEAKNPSLPCFTVHPVIEGNDNTENFIPLFSFLEGQDYKAEFGILYGLSSEILASSTFTGHSEEDELIAFLGVARETARKKRLFWSQTRLCFLLGKLCAGRSKFSQARVYFEEALSVPQEGLMDVRLVASIYSNLAAIYLLQKNTQSFFVLTERLVALLLGIPDCLESLEDNFALKYILKKAILSHNKMAEARACHLLAKHHWARAEGVQAVPYLERLLVLCAGAQGTWSISPSHGYLTLGKLYSELRLPHLSVTSARKASLQPSTLTDCLSSIVLALNSLSRLYGITEQGAAASPQMAPYLHQALSFTQVQGGACDQHHVLHYQLTVSLCQIFCKHSMVGQAICRMHTFINSNPLSQQLTICIPERKSVLIWLAWLHIDNNEPDVALDILDSVLASMPEHCTIPLEGVVLNMRGVALRCIGDLRRAAESYQAAVDICQEYEDMANWAVAQANQGLLCLKAGAKGLAESHLTEAVQLFSELDEGHEADFITVLLKLGQHYVKQHQLHYGKACYEWALLLAINSNLFDCQLTVTRHLCNLYGCDSPDQAQCIIYNKYLVKLLRCTGDREQEGDALKAISQLYLNLGTERAYRAALDYTKSSLGIFIDLGFREKEAYGWLQAGKIYHLLDQTELVDLYVQNDNSPGPGRETHHSAQLQTQGRGDERRLIMNDKHQGHSAAVFRQSTKPPICPSFWRLGLRF
- the LOC119027258 gene encoding SH3 domain and tetratricopeptide repeat-containing protein 1 isoform X3, whose amino-acid sequence is MSAGSDQDDGSRGSRRKICEDGQQHPEAAEEFNSNAASLKRTLSTCEENIPTALPMLLDVVRGPECLPADEELQEMLRGKLRILQSDSIEVSSLFTELSTHLISINSEEKVIFVTFKTSEEIWKFTTYYTIGFLGQCLENLLFDHKYWLSFLEEDITIKVSVQEDKLNLIYKGILMQEGSFFAVCSTNQMFDSSTSGGDLYLEQGDIAQFEPPFLGSGWTVRCLANGARGTAPKPALEPINPFHQWFLKSGAESILVGDGKPACDFPLQFARGTCVATMAYDAEGPDELSVAPAERIIIEGLLVSCFDWFTGRKESTGEVGLVKTSLVKPSTDTCNSADIFLDGEKSTFFSLQEDKVTKKTITLLKKTSQNDTGHNYKLDVISYQDFEKKKSLSSSSKVDTKRSDLKRDIQMILDQRKDSDSVFTMNGTLDDSVLATEAKNPSLPCFTVHPVIEGNDNTENFIPLFSFLEGQDYKAEFGILYGLSSEILASSTFTGHSEEDELIAFLGVARETARKKRLFWSQTRLCFLLGKLCAGRSKFSQARVYFEEALSVPQEGLMDVRLVASIYSNLAAIYLLQKNTQSFFVLTERLVALLLGIPDCLESLEDNFALKYILKKAILSHNKMAEARACHLLAKHHWARAEGVQAVPYLERLLVLCAGAQGTWSISPSHGYLTLGKLYSELRLPHLSVTSARKASLQPSTLTDCLSSIVLALNSLSRLYGITEQGAAASPQMAPYLHQALSFTQVQGGACDQHHVLHYQLTVSLCQIFCKHSMVGQAICRMHTFINSNPLSQQLTICIPERKSVLIWLAWLHIDNNEPDVALDILDSVLASMPEHCTIPLEGVVLNMRGVALRCIGDLRRAAESYQAAVDICQEYEDMANWAVAQANQGLLCLKAGAKGLAESHLTEAVQLFSELDEGHEADFITVLLKLGQHYVKQHQLHYGKACYEWALLLAINSNLFDCQLTVTRHLCNLYGCDSPDQAQCIIYNKYLVKLLRCTGDREQEGDALKAISQLYLNLGTERAYRAALDYTKSSLGIFIDLGFREKEAYGWLQAGKIYHLLDQTELVDLYVQVAQDVAISTGDTKFLLKLLEAAGDIFFNNCQDRDKAITFYRDHALPIAEKSSCVHTRLRLCNKLTELMHNLKLYEEAVEFALTALDISITLGEHLNERVVYHRLASLYHCLDQYELAEHYYLKTLTVCPTPLLFDEETLYYVRVYQTLGDIMFYNLKDPFDAAGYYHLALAASMDLGNKRSQLQLCTRLATIYHNFLIDRELSLIFYQKARGFAAELNVPHYAHFCLLTWFLDV
- the LOC119027258 gene encoding SH3 domain and tetratricopeptide repeat-containing protein 1 isoform X6, with amino-acid sequence MSAGSDQDDGSRGSRRKICEDGQQHPEAAEEFNSNAASLKRTLSTCEENIPTALPMLLDVVRGPECLPADEELQEMLRGKLRILQSDSIEVSSLFTELSTHLISINSEEKVIFVTFKTSEEIWKFTTYYTIGFLGQCLENLLFDHKYWLSFLEEDITIKVSVQEDKLNLIYKGILMQEGSFFAVCSTNQMFDSSTSGGDLYLEQGDIAQFEPPFLGSGWTVRCLANGARGTAPKPALEPINPFHQWFLKSGAESILVGDGKPACDFPLQFARGTCVATMAYDAEGPDELSVAPAERIIIEGLLVSCFDWFTGRKESTGEVGLVKTSLVKPSTDTCNSADIFLDGEKSTFFSLQEDKVTKKTITLLKKTSQNDTGHNYKLDVISYQDFEKKKSLSSSSKVDTKRSDLKRDIQMILDQRKDSDSVFTMNGTLDDSVLATEAKNPSLPCFTVHPVIEGNDNTENFIPLFSFLEGQDYKAEFGILYGLSSEILASSTFTGHSEEDELIAFLGVARETARKKRLFWSQTRLCFLLGKLCAGRSKFSQARVYFEEALSVPQEGLMDVRLVASIYSNLAAIYLLQKNTQSFFVLTERLVALLLGIPDCLESLEDNFALKYILKKAILSHNKMAEARACHLLAKHHWARAEGVQAVPYLERLLVLCAGAQGTWSISPSHGYLTLGKLYSELRLPHLSVTSARKASLQPSTLTDCLSSIVLALNSLSRLYGITEQGAAASPQMAPYLHQALSFTQVQGGACDQHHVLHYQLTVSLCQIFCKHSMVGQAICRMHTFINSNPLSQQLTICIPERKSVLIWLAWLHIDNNEPDVALDILDSVLASMPEHCTIPLEGVVLNMRGVALRCIGDLRRAAESYQAAVDICQEYEDMANWAVAQANQGLLCLKAGAKGLAESHLTEAVQLFSELDEGHEADFITVLLKLGQHYVKQHQLHYGKACYEWALLLAINSNLFDCQLTVTRHLCNLYGCDSPDQAQCIIYNKYLVKLLRCTGDREQEGDALKAISQLYLNLGTERAYRAALDYTKSSLGIFIDLGFREKEAYGWLQAGKIYHLLDQTELVDLYVQVAQDVAISTGDTKFLLKLLEAAGDIFFNNCQDRDKAITFYRDHALPIAEKSSCVHTRLRLCNKLTELMHNLKLYEEAVEFALTALDISITLGPI
- the LOC119027258 gene encoding SH3 domain and tetratricopeptide repeat-containing protein 1 isoform X5; amino-acid sequence: MSAGSDQDDGSRGSRRKICEDGQQHPEAAEEFNSNAASLKRTLSTCEENIPTALPMLLDVVRGPECLPADEELQEMLRGKLRILQSDSIEVSSLFTELSTHLISINSEEKVIFVTFKTSEEIWKFTTYYTIGFLGQCLENLLFDHKYWLSFLEEDITIKVSVQEDKLNLIYKGILMQEGSFFAVCSTNQMFDSSTSGGDLYLEQGDIAQFEPPFLGSGWTVRCLANGARGTAPKPALEPINPFHQWFLKSGAESILVGDGKPACDFPLQFARGTCVATMAYDAEGPDELSVAPAERIIIEGLLVSCFDWFTGRKESTGEVGLVKTSLVKPSTDTCNSADIFLDGEKSTFFSLQEDKVTKKTITLLKKTSQNDTGHNYKLDVISYQDFEKKKSLSSSSKVDTKRSDLKRDIQMILDQRKDSDSVFTMNGTLDDSVLATEAKNPSLPCFTVHPVIEGNDNTENFIPLFSFLEGQDYKAEFGILYGLSSEILASSTFTGHSEEDELIAFLGVARETARKKRLFWSQTRLCFLLGKLCAGRSKFSQARVYFEEALSVPQEGLMDVRLVASIYSNLAAIYLLQKNTQSFFVLTERLVALLLGIPDCLESLEDNFALKYILKKAILSHNKMAEARACHLLAKHHWARAEGVQAVPYLERLLVLCAGAQGTWSISPSHGYLTLGKLYSELRLPHLSVTSARKASLQPSTLTDCLSSIVLALNSLSRLYGITEQGAAASPQMAPYLHQALSFTQVQGGACDQHHVLHYQLTVSLCQIFCKHSMVGQAICRMHTFINSNPLSQQLTICIPERKSVLIWLAWLHIDNNEPDVALDILDSVLASMPEHCTIPLEGVVLNMRGVALRCIGDLRRAAESYQAAVDICQEYEDMANWAVAQANQGLLCLKAGAKGLAESHLTEAVQLFSELDEGHEADFITVLLKLGQHYVKQHQLHYGKACYEWALLLAINSNLFDCQLTVTRHLCNLYGCDSPDQAQCIIYNKYLVKLLRCTGDREQEGDALKAISQLYLNLGTERAYRAALDYTKSSLGIFIDLGFREKEAYGWLQAGKIYHLLDQTELVDLYVQVAQDVAISTGDTKFLLKLLEAAGDIFFNNCQDRDKAITFYRDHALPIAEKSSCVHTRLRLCNKLTELMHNLKLYEEAVEFALTALDISITLGLV
- the LOC119027258 gene encoding SH3 domain and tetratricopeptide repeat-containing protein 1 isoform X4, with protein sequence MQEGSFFAVCSTNQMFDSSTSGGDLYLEQGDIAQFEPPFLGSGWTVRCLANGARGTAPKPALEPINPFHQWFLKSGAESILVGDGKPACDFPLQFARGTCVATMAYDAEGPDELSVAPAERIIIEGLLVSCFDWFTGRKESTGEVGLVKTSLVKPSTDTCNSADIFLDGEKSTFFSLQEDKVTKKTITLLKKTSQNDTGHNYKLDVISYQDFEKKKSLSSSSKVDTKRSDLKRDIQMILDQRKDSDSVFTMNGTLDDSVLATEAKNPSLPCFTVHPVIEGNDNTENFIPLFSFLEGQDYKAEFGILYGLSSEILASSTFTGHSEEDELIAFLGVARETARKKRLFWSQTRLCFLLGKLCAGRSKFSQARVYFEEALSVPQEGLMDVRLVASIYSNLAAIYLLQKNTQSFFVLTERLVALLLGIPDCLESLEDNFALKYILKKAILSHNKMAEARACHLLAKHHWARAEGVQAVPYLERLLVLCAGAQGTWSISPSHGYLTLGKLYSELRLPHLSVTSARKASLQPSTLTDCLSSIVLALNSLSRLYGITEQGAAASPQMAPYLHQALSFTQVQGGACDQHHVLHYQLTVSLCQIFCKHSMVGQAICRMHTFINSNPLSQQLTICIPERKSVLIWLAWLHIDNNEPDVALDILDSVLASMPEHCTIPLEGVVLNMRGVALRCIGDLRRAAESYQAAVDICQEYEDMANWAVAQANQGLLCLKAGAKGLAESHLTEAVQLFSELDEGHEADFITVLLKLGQHYVKQHQLHYGKACYEWALLLAINSNLFDCQLTVTRHLCNLYGCDSPDQAQCIIYNKYLVKLLRCTGDREQEGDALKAISQLYLNLGTERAYRAALDYTKSSLGIFIDLGFREKEAYGWLQAGKIYHLLDQTELVDLYVQVAQDVAISTGDTKFLLKLLEAAGDIFFNNCQDRDKAITFYRDHALPIAEKSSCVHTRLRLCNKLTELMHNLKLYEEAVEFALTALDISITLGEHLNERVVYHRLASLYHCLDQYELAEHYYLKTLTVCPTPLLFDEETLYYVRVYQTLGDIMFYNLKDPFDAAGYYHLALAASMDLGNKRSQLQLCTRLATIYHNFLIDRELSLIFYQKARGFAAELNTSQTVKTIRKAPGETELAEVKIKLKKRTLQEMELDLEIKCRTLRKLDLEIQKLEREDPMRTAK